From the genome of Bosea sp. Tri-49, one region includes:
- a CDS encoding NAD-dependent succinate-semialdehyde dehydrogenase has product MSIVALEDRSLFVGRALIGGEWVGAASGEELPVRDPATGVEIGTIPACGEAETNAAIAAAEAAFPAWKARPATERAALLERWHDLVLEHRKDLARIMTAEQGKPLAEAEGEVLYGAGFIKWFAEEARRVYGSTVPAPTADRRILVLKEPVGVSAAITPWNFPNAMITRKCAPALAAGCPIVVKPSELTPFSALALGVLAERAGFPPGVINIVTGLPQGVGAALTQNPMVRKLSFTGSTRVGALLMRQCSDTLKRLSLELGGNAPFIVFDDADLDAAVAGAIASKFRNAGQTCVCANRILVQDGIHDAFADRLAKAVAAMRVGDGRQAGVTIGPLINAAAVEKVHAHLDDALTLGATRVAGAQGEVDGSRFVVPTVLTGATTRMRLANEETFGPVAPLFRFRHEDEAIEIANGTPYGLAAYFYTENLKRSWRVGERLEFGMVGLNTGSVSMEVAPFGGVKQSGIGREGGATGIEEYLELKSFHIGGLASA; this is encoded by the coding sequence ATGTCGATTGTCGCTCTCGAAGACCGCAGCCTTTTCGTCGGCCGCGCCCTGATTGGCGGCGAGTGGGTCGGCGCCGCCTCCGGCGAGGAACTGCCGGTGCGCGATCCGGCGACGGGCGTCGAGATCGGTACGATTCCGGCCTGCGGTGAGGCGGAAACCAACGCGGCTATCGCCGCAGCGGAGGCTGCGTTTCCGGCGTGGAAGGCGCGGCCGGCGACCGAGCGGGCCGCTTTGCTGGAGCGCTGGCACGACCTCGTGCTGGAACACCGCAAGGACCTCGCCCGCATCATGACGGCCGAGCAGGGCAAGCCGCTGGCGGAAGCCGAGGGCGAGGTGCTCTACGGCGCCGGCTTCATCAAATGGTTCGCCGAGGAGGCGCGCCGCGTCTATGGCAGCACCGTGCCGGCGCCGACCGCTGACCGCCGCATCCTCGTCCTGAAGGAGCCCGTCGGTGTCTCCGCCGCGATCACGCCCTGGAACTTCCCCAATGCGATGATCACCCGCAAATGCGCGCCGGCGCTGGCCGCCGGCTGCCCGATCGTGGTGAAGCCCTCGGAGTTGACGCCCTTTTCGGCGCTGGCGCTCGGCGTGCTGGCTGAGCGCGCCGGTTTCCCGCCCGGCGTGATCAACATCGTCACCGGCCTGCCGCAAGGGGTTGGCGCAGCGCTGACGCAGAATCCCATGGTGCGTAAGCTCTCCTTCACCGGCTCGACCCGGGTCGGCGCGCTGTTGATGCGGCAATGCTCGGATACGCTGAAGCGATTGAGCCTCGAACTCGGCGGCAACGCGCCCTTCATCGTCTTCGATGACGCTGACCTCGACGCAGCCGTCGCCGGTGCCATCGCCAGCAAGTTCCGCAATGCCGGCCAGACCTGCGTCTGCGCCAACCGCATCCTGGTGCAGGACGGTATCCACGACGCTTTCGCCGATCGCCTCGCCAAGGCGGTCGCGGCGATGCGGGTCGGCGATGGGCGTCAGGCCGGCGTCACCATTGGCCCGCTGATCAATGCGGCGGCCGTCGAGAAGGTCCACGCGCATCTCGACGATGCGCTCACGCTCGGCGCAACGCGCGTCGCCGGGGCGCAAGGCGAGGTCGACGGTTCCCGCTTCGTGGTGCCGACGGTGCTGACCGGCGCGACCACGCGGATGCGGTTGGCCAATGAGGAGACCTTCGGTCCGGTGGCGCCGCTATTCCGCTTCCGACACGAGGACGAGGCGATCGAGATCGCCAACGGCACGCCCTACGGCCTTGCCGCCTATTTCTACACCGAGAATCTGAAACGCTCCTGGCGTGTCGGCGAGCGCCTCGAATTCGGCATGGTCGGCCTCAATACCGGCTCGGTCTCGATGGAGGTGGCGCCCTTTGGCGGCGTCAAGCAGTCCGGCATCGGCCGCGAGGGTGGTGCGACCGGCATCGAGGAGTATCTCGAGCTGAAGAGCTTCCACATTGGCGGGCTGGCGTCCGCCTGA